The following are encoded in a window of Persephonella sp. genomic DNA:
- a CDS encoding tetratricopeptide repeat protein: MIKKVLFIFTLSFLYSCIPVKGNEKTDNIYFYYAACKYSARSGDFKTAVYYCKKAIKVKPDIPQLYEDAVRFAIHGKDKKEAVEILEKYIKRFPDNPKVYTFSASVYSGLKEYKKAEKVLLKGIKKFPDNEKILSHLIDIYFKENKVEEAEKALKKLMKLEPDNPKIYYVLGRVYLFKNQKDEAIKYLEKAVKIDPLYTPAFTLLGTIYSQDRKWEKAEQVYKNVLKKDPENIEALNRLFQIYVQTDQDEKAEKIINKIVKLYPENKDALMKKFLLYLKENKAKEIVKELEKLYAENPKNLNVAMILGMAYESLGKYRLAEELYLKVLEADPENLDVLERLTEVYVKMKKFDTAIDILKKMFKINPKDHKLLIMMAQLEDERGNTLKALEILKKAKEIDPEDPVIYFYEGVFYDKLNEWPKAEKSLLKAIELRPGFPDALNYLGYSYINRGIAVDKGIQLVKKALSRVPDHPAYIDSLAWGYFKKGEYKKALELIKKAYKMLPDDPVLNEHYAEILEALGKKKEALKYYKKALKIIEKTGEEGEPGLKEKIIRKIKELEK, encoded by the coding sequence ATGATAAAAAAAGTTTTATTTATATTTACTTTGTCCTTCTTATACTCATGTATTCCTGTAAAAGGTAACGAGAAAACAGACAACATATATTTTTATTATGCAGCATGTAAATACTCAGCAAGATCAGGGGATTTTAAAACAGCCGTTTACTACTGCAAGAAGGCTATAAAGGTAAAACCGGATATTCCACAGCTTTATGAAGATGCTGTCAGGTTTGCCATTCACGGAAAAGATAAAAAGGAAGCTGTAGAAATACTAGAAAAATACATAAAAAGATTTCCTGACAATCCAAAAGTCTACACATTTTCAGCATCTGTATATTCTGGGCTTAAAGAGTACAAAAAAGCAGAAAAGGTTCTTCTTAAAGGTATCAAAAAATTCCCAGATAACGAAAAGATACTTTCCCACCTTATAGATATTTATTTCAAAGAAAATAAGGTTGAAGAAGCTGAAAAAGCTCTGAAAAAGCTTATGAAGTTAGAACCTGACAACCCAAAAATCTATTATGTGCTTGGAAGGGTTTATTTATTTAAAAATCAGAAAGATGAAGCTATAAAATATCTTGAGAAAGCTGTCAAAATAGATCCCCTGTATACCCCTGCATTTACCCTTCTTGGAACGATCTACTCCCAGGATAGAAAGTGGGAAAAAGCTGAACAGGTTTACAAAAATGTCCTAAAAAAGGATCCTGAAAATATTGAGGCATTAAACAGGTTATTTCAGATATATGTCCAGACAGATCAAGATGAAAAAGCTGAAAAAATAATAAACAAAATAGTTAAACTTTATCCAGAAAACAAAGATGCCCTGATGAAAAAATTTCTTCTCTATCTAAAAGAAAACAAGGCAAAGGAGATAGTCAAAGAACTTGAAAAGCTGTATGCAGAAAACCCAAAAAACCTCAATGTTGCTATGATACTGGGTATGGCTTATGAAAGCCTTGGGAAATACAGGCTGGCAGAGGAACTTTATCTGAAAGTGCTTGAGGCAGATCCTGAAAACTTAGATGTTCTTGAAAGGCTTACAGAAGTTTATGTGAAAATGAAAAAGTTCGACACAGCCATAGATATTCTGAAAAAAATGTTCAAGATAAATCCAAAAGATCACAAATTACTCATAATGATGGCACAGCTTGAAGATGAAAGAGGGAACACATTAAAAGCCCTTGAGATACTAAAAAAAGCAAAAGAGATAGATCCAGAAGATCCTGTCATTTATTTTTATGAAGGTGTATTTTACGACAAACTGAATGAGTGGCCAAAAGCTGAAAAATCATTGCTAAAAGCTATAGAGCTAAGACCTGGATTTCCTGATGCCCTGAATTATCTTGGTTACTCCTATATAAACAGAGGTATCGCTGTTGACAAAGGAATACAACTGGTAAAAAAAGCCCTCAGCCGTGTCCCCGATCATCCTGCATACATTGATAGTCTGGCGTGGGGTTACTTTAAAAAGGGGGAATATAAAAAAGCCCTTGAACTGATAAAAAAGGCTTACAAAATGCTTCCTGATGATCCAGTCTTAAATGAACATTATGCAGAAATACTTGAGGCATTGGGAAAGAAAAAAGAAGCTTTAAAATACTACAAAAAAGCCCTGAAAATAATAGAAAAGACAGGTGAAGAAGGTGAGCCAGGACTAAAAGAAAAGATAATAAGGAAAATAAAAGAACTGGAAAAATGA
- the infC gene encoding translation initiation factor IF-3: protein MQELRVNKQIRAKEVRLIDENGQNLGILPIEEALRIAEDRNLDLVEVSPNANPPVCKIMDYGKYKFEQKKKEKEAKKKQKAKMQNVKEIKFRIKIEDHDYQTKVRHIREFIEEGDKVKVWIWFRGRENIHPELGEKLANRIIQDLSDIAKVEKPPKKEGRNMLFTLVPKTSK, encoded by the coding sequence ATTCAGGAATTAAGAGTTAACAAACAGATCAGGGCAAAAGAGGTCAGGCTTATTGATGAAAATGGTCAGAACTTAGGGATTTTACCTATTGAGGAGGCATTAAGGATTGCAGAAGATAGAAATCTTGATCTTGTTGAGGTGTCCCCTAACGCAAATCCTCCTGTATGCAAGATAATGGATTACGGTAAGTATAAATTTGAGCAGAAGAAAAAAGAGAAGGAAGCTAAGAAAAAACAGAAAGCAAAAATGCAGAATGTTAAAGAGATAAAATTCAGAATAAAGATTGAGGATCACGACTACCAGACCAAAGTCAGACATATAAGGGAATTTATTGAGGAAGGGGACAAAGTAAAGGTATGGATATGGTTTAGAGGTAGGGAAAATATACACCCTGAGCTTGGAGAGAAGCTTGCAAACAGGATAATTCAAGATCTTTCTGATATAGCGAAGGTGGAAAAACCTCCAAAAAAAGAAGGAAGGAATATGCTGTTTACCCTTGTTCCAAAAACATCAAAATAG
- a CDS encoding NAD(P)-dependent oxidoreductase, giving the protein MKIYFFGVEDWEKLHIERKLREKGISEEVYFYKEPLDLTTVDKAKDAEIVSVFIYSKLDKQVIDRMPNLKLIVTRSSGYDHIDVDYAKEKGIKVAHVPGYGNNTVAEYTFALILALARKFKPMIENITRGIFTRENMMGMDIMGKTIGIVGTGRIGSYVAKIAYGFGMKILAYDRSKNQELIEKYGVEYVGLEELLSRSDIVTVHLPYNRATHFLINRFNIKLMKLDAMLINTSRGEVVELEAIVEALKEGRLAGGVGLDTIETEITTEEELLKGTGLTTLKLKKAAEAKYLLSQENVIVSPHLAYYTKDASERILDITIENIERFMKEGEPATPVPSS; this is encoded by the coding sequence ATGAAAATATACTTTTTTGGGGTTGAAGACTGGGAAAAACTCCATATAGAAAGAAAATTAAGGGAGAAGGGTATAAGTGAAGAGGTTTATTTCTATAAAGAACCTCTTGATCTAACAACAGTTGATAAGGCTAAAGATGCTGAAATAGTTAGCGTTTTTATATACTCAAAGCTTGATAAACAGGTTATAGACAGAATGCCAAACCTTAAGCTTATAGTAACCAGATCTTCCGGTTATGATCACATAGATGTTGATTATGCTAAAGAAAAAGGAATAAAGGTTGCCCATGTTCCAGGATACGGTAACAACACGGTTGCCGAATACACATTTGCATTAATACTTGCCCTTGCAAGAAAGTTCAAACCGATGATAGAGAACATCACAAGGGGGATTTTTACCCGTGAAAACATGATGGGTATGGACATAATGGGAAAAACCATAGGTATAGTGGGAACAGGAAGGATAGGTTCGTATGTGGCAAAAATAGCATATGGATTTGGAATGAAAATACTTGCGTACGACAGATCAAAAAATCAGGAGCTTATAGAAAAATACGGTGTGGAGTATGTTGGTCTTGAGGAGCTGCTGTCAAGATCTGATATTGTAACCGTCCACCTTCCTTATAACAGAGCAACACACTTTTTGATAAACAGATTTAACATAAAACTGATGAAGCTTGATGCTATGCTTATAAACACATCAAGGGGAGAGGTTGTTGAACTTGAGGCGATTGTTGAGGCACTCAAAGAAGGAAGACTGGCAGGGGGTGTAGGTCTTGACACTATTGAGACAGAAATAACAACAGAAGAGGAACTATTAAAAGGAACAGGTCTTACAACCCTTAAACTGAAAAAAGCTGCTGAGGCAAAATACCTCCTTAGTCAAGAGAATGTTATAGTATCTCCCCATCTTGCTTACTACACAAAAGATGCCTCAGAAAGGATACTTGATATAACTATTGAGAATATAGAGAGATTTATGAAAGAGGGTGAACCTGCTACTCCTGTTCCGTCAAGCTAA
- the fabG gene encoding 3-oxoacyl-[acyl-carrier-protein] reductase — MDFKGKTVLVTGSTRGIGKAIATKFAQKGADVIVTGRNKGNAEIVAQNLKNEYGINAFGCKLDFSEDIPQQWKEIEKAAGNVDILVNNAGLTKDTLFIRMKDEDWDAVLQANLTGTFKITQLVVKGMIKKRWGRIINISSIIGFIGNVGQVNYATTKAGLIGFTKSLAKELASRNITVNAVAPGFIETDMTENLPAEIKEKYLEQIPLGRFGKPEDVADAVLFLASDMADYITGETIHVNGGMF, encoded by the coding sequence TTGGATTTTAAAGGGAAAACTGTTCTCGTTACAGGATCAACAAGGGGAATAGGAAAAGCGATAGCGACAAAGTTTGCACAGAAAGGTGCAGATGTAATAGTAACAGGTAGAAATAAAGGGAATGCAGAGATAGTTGCACAGAACCTTAAAAATGAATACGGGATAAACGCCTTCGGTTGTAAACTTGACTTTTCTGAAGACATACCACAGCAGTGGAAAGAGATAGAAAAAGCTGCAGGAAATGTGGATATTCTTGTTAACAATGCAGGATTAACAAAGGACACCCTTTTTATAAGAATGAAAGATGAAGACTGGGATGCGGTTCTTCAGGCAAACCTGACAGGAACATTTAAGATAACCCAGCTTGTTGTAAAGGGAATGATCAAAAAAAGATGGGGAAGGATAATAAATATATCCTCAATAATCGGTTTTATAGGTAATGTTGGACAGGTAAATTACGCTACAACAAAGGCAGGATTGATAGGTTTCACAAAATCACTTGCAAAAGAGCTTGCCTCAAGGAACATAACTGTTAATGCAGTAGCACCCGGATTTATAGAAACGGATATGACTGAAAATCTTCCAGCTGAGATAAAAGAAAAATATCTTGAACAGATCCCCCTCGGTAGATTTGGAAAGCCTGAAGATGTGGCTGATGCTGTTCTTTTCCTTGCATCTGATATGGCAGATTACATAACAGGTGAAACAATACATGTAAACGGCGGAATGTTCT
- a CDS encoding 3-isopropylmalate dehydratase small subunit, whose translation MKIEGKVWKFGDDINTDEIIPARYLVTTDPEELAKHVMEDADPDFPKKVKPGDIIVAGKNFGCGSSREHAPLALKGAKIGAIIAESFARIFYRNAINLGLPIIESPEAAKEAQEGDIIEIDMDKGKIINRTKGKEYSFKPLPESLKKVFEAGGLMEYAKDKLAGD comes from the coding sequence TTGAAAATAGAAGGTAAGGTGTGGAAGTTTGGAGATGATATTAATACTGATGAGATAATACCAGCAAGATACCTTGTTACTACTGATCCTGAAGAGCTTGCAAAACATGTTATGGAAGATGCAGACCCTGACTTTCCCAAAAAGGTAAAACCGGGGGATATTATAGTTGCAGGTAAAAATTTTGGTTGCGGCTCATCAAGGGAGCATGCTCCACTTGCATTAAAAGGGGCAAAAATAGGGGCTATAATAGCTGAATCTTTTGCAAGGATATTTTACAGAAATGCGATAAATTTAGGTCTTCCAATAATAGAATCTCCAGAGGCTGCAAAGGAAGCACAGGAAGGAGACATTATTGAGATAGATATGGATAAGGGAAAGATAATAAACAGAACCAAAGGAAAGGAATACTCATTCAAACCTCTCCCTGAAAGCCTTAAAAAGGTTTTTGAGGCAGGAGGCTTGATGGAATACGCAAAAGACAAACTTGCAGGGGATTAA
- a CDS encoding CDP-alcohol phosphatidyltransferase family protein, producing MSQFIKQLKPAFEEAALPVVKLLNRIGITPNILTFLGVVFVGIASFFIYKGEFFKGGIILLFGNLCDALDGILARKFNLNSKFGAFFDSLTDRISDFLPIISLGLYFRENEYILMLSAFAVLFSFLVSYARARAEGLGINCNVGVMERTERSAVLILSLLTNLPVAGLVIITVGAAITTIQRIFYVYKNSN from the coding sequence ATGAGTCAGTTTATAAAACAGCTTAAGCCGGCTTTTGAAGAAGCAGCTCTACCTGTTGTTAAACTACTCAACAGGATAGGAATAACGCCCAATATTTTGACTTTCTTAGGTGTTGTTTTTGTTGGAATAGCTTCTTTCTTTATTTATAAAGGGGAATTTTTTAAAGGGGGCATTATTCTTCTATTTGGTAATCTGTGCGATGCCCTTGACGGAATTTTGGCAAGAAAATTTAACCTTAACTCAAAATTTGGTGCTTTTTTTGACTCATTAACAGATAGGATTTCTGATTTTTTACCTATCATATCTTTAGGACTTTACTTTAGGGAAAATGAATACATTCTTATGCTGTCAGCCTTTGCAGTGTTATTTTCCTTCCTTGTCAGTTATGCACGGGCAAGGGCAGAAGGACTTGGCATAAACTGTAATGTTGGGGTCATGGAAAGGACAGAAAGGTCTGCAGTGCTTATACTTTCCCTGCTCACAAATCTTCCTGTGGCAGGTCTTGTAATAATAACTGTTGGAGCTGCTATAACAACTATCCAGAGAATTTTTTATGTTTATAAAAATTCAAACTAA
- a CDS encoding universal stress protein — translation MLFKKILVGVDFDESSQDVINSAIFIAKIFGSELKLIHVVENTIFPVSFDDLEPLIDPDEFKKIVQTIEKISEKASQKLSEIAEKITQKEKINTTYTVTTGDIAEEILETCEQGNFDLVVIGAQRKALHTSFLLGNEAEKIVNKARSSVLVVKGKSLDEGIKKILCGYDFLPNSIEALETAKEIAKNTGAELDIVHADTEEGFAHFSHIYESVFQKKIDMLKNLREELLKEGIKADFEIIKAEPSRAILEAVKDFGSDLIVMGKRQRKDIKRFFLGTIAMKVVKNSKIPVLITRKR, via the coding sequence ATGCTCTTTAAAAAAATCCTTGTCGGGGTTGATTTTGATGAGTCTTCACAAGATGTGATAAATTCTGCGATCTTTATTGCGAAAATATTCGGAAGCGAGTTAAAGCTTATACATGTGGTTGAAAACACTATTTTCCCTGTGTCCTTTGATGACTTAGAACCTCTGATTGATCCTGACGAATTCAAAAAAATTGTTCAGACCATTGAAAAGATATCAGAAAAAGCTTCACAGAAACTTTCTGAAATAGCAGAGAAGATTACCCAGAAGGAAAAGATAAATACAACTTATACAGTTACCACCGGTGACATAGCTGAAGAAATTCTGGAAACCTGCGAACAGGGTAATTTTGATCTCGTTGTGATAGGTGCCCAAAGAAAAGCACTTCACACAAGTTTCCTTTTAGGAAATGAAGCAGAAAAGATCGTTAACAAAGCAAGATCCTCTGTTCTGGTGGTTAAAGGCAAGTCTTTAGATGAAGGTATTAAAAAGATTTTGTGCGGCTATGATTTTCTGCCAAACTCTATTGAAGCCCTTGAAACAGCCAAGGAGATAGCAAAAAATACTGGAGCCGAGTTAGACATTGTTCACGCAGATACAGAGGAAGGATTTGCCCACTTTAGCCATATATACGAATCTGTTTTCCAAAAAAAGATAGACATGCTGAAAAATTTAAGGGAAGAACTGTTAAAGGAAGGTATTAAAGCTGATTTTGAAATAATAAAAGCAGAACCTTCCAGGGCAATTCTTGAAGCTGTCAAAGACTTTGGATCAGATCTTATAGTTATGGGAAAAAGGCAAAGAAAAGACATAAAAAGGTTTTTCCTTGGAACAATCGCAATGAAGGTGGTTAAAAACTCAAAAATTCCCGTCTTAATAACACGAAAAAGGTAA
- a CDS encoding phosphoribosylanthranilate isomerase yields the protein MNYIIKICGLTDKDQALKIGKMGATHIGMIHYEKSPRHISLEKIEGISSILKGISKSVAVVVNPSRELVEKLLDIVDLVQLHGEESPEFVSFFPKERVIKAFRIKSEEDIIRIKPFTQMGITILIDAYSEKAYGGTGKQINPELAKKIVDFYSKTVLSGGLSPDNLLDLIRHIKPYGVDASSKLEVKPGIKDLKKTETFIKTAREFYESVYKTA from the coding sequence GTGAACTACATAATCAAAATATGCGGGCTTACTGATAAGGATCAGGCATTAAAAATAGGAAAAATGGGAGCTACCCACATAGGAATGATCCATTATGAAAAAAGCCCCAGACACATATCCCTTGAGAAAATAGAAGGTATATCAAGTATCCTAAAAGGTATATCAAAATCTGTAGCTGTAGTGGTCAATCCTTCCAGAGAACTTGTTGAAAAGCTTTTAGATATTGTTGATCTTGTTCAGCTTCATGGTGAAGAAAGCCCTGAATTTGTTTCTTTTTTCCCTAAAGAAAGAGTTATAAAAGCCTTTAGAATAAAGTCAGAAGAAGACATCATCAGAATAAAACCTTTTACACAGATGGGAATAACAATATTGATAGATGCCTACTCAGAGAAAGCATACGGAGGAACAGGAAAGCAGATAAATCCTGAACTTGCAAAAAAGATAGTAGATTTTTACAGTAAAACCGTTCTTTCAGGTGGATTATCTCCAGATAATCTGCTTGATCTCATTAGGCATATAAAACCTTACGGTGTTGATGCTTCATCAAAATTAGAAGTAAAACCAGGGATAAAAGACCTGAAAAAAACCGAAACTTTTATAAAAACAGCAAGGGAGTTTTATGAGTCAGTTTATAAAACAGCTTAA